Proteins from one Toxotes jaculatrix isolate fToxJac2 chromosome 13, fToxJac2.pri, whole genome shotgun sequence genomic window:
- the chd4a gene encoding chromodomain-helicase-DNA-binding protein 4a isoform X3, whose protein sequence is MSGSEDDRDDYGAPEDRLMHDDDDEEISENETPKVKKKKKAKKSRESKGSKRRSRREELPISSPEPMDIGGVEEAEDGGPAQRSDSEGSDYTPGRKKKKRASSGKEKKRSGAGADRSAAKKKDPEPEEDEDDDDDDSSEPKSSSQLLDDWGMEDIDHVFTEEDYRSLTNYKAFSQFVRPLIAAKNPKIAVSKMMMVLGAKWREFSTNNPLRGAAAANAALATANVPAAVDTMVAEVAPGAAAPPAPAEPQQPPAPPLRKAKTKEGKGPNARKKSKPAPKPQEKKNNAKTKKVAPLKIKLGGFNSKRKRSSSEEDEPDVDSDFEDGSMNSVSVSEGSNSRSSRSKKKPSKSKPKKKKAEDGDGYETDHQDYCEVCQQGGEIILCDTCPRAYHMVCLDPDMEKAPEGTWSCPHCEKEGIQWEAREEGSDGEEDNGEAGEMEEDDHHMEFCRVCKDGGELLCCDSCPSSYHIHCLNPPLPEIPNGEWICPRCTCPPMKGKVQKILTWRWGDPPPPTPVPRPPDLPADAPDPAPLAGRPEREFFAKWSNMSYWHCSWVTELQLELHCQVMFRNYQRKNDMDEPPPIDFGDGEEDKSVKRKNKDPMYAQLEEKYLRFGIKMEWLMIHRILNHSVDRKNNVHYLIKWRELAYDQATWEAEDMDVPEFDTYKLQYWNHRELMMGEEGRPGKKIKVKGRVKRPDRPPENPVIDPTIKFERQPEYLDSTGGTLHPYQLEGLNWLRFSWAQGTDTILADEMGLGKTVQTAVFLYSLYKEGHSKGPFLVSAPLSTIINWEREFEMWAPDMYVVTYVGDKDSRAVIRENEFSFEDNAIRGGKKASRMKKDSSIKFHVLLTSYELITIDMAILGSIDWACLVVDEAHRLKNNQSKFFRVLNNYPLQHKLLLTGTPLQNNLEELFHLLNFLTPERFSNLEGFLEEFADIAKEDQIKKLHDMLGPHMLRRLKADVFKHMPSKTELIVRVELSPMQKKYYKFILTKNFEALNTKGGGNQVSLLNVVMDLKKCCNHPYLFPAAAMEAPKMPNGMYDGNALTKAAGKLLLLQKMMRKLKEGGHRVLIFSQMTKMLDLLEDFLENEGYKYERIDGGITGGMRQEAIDRFNAPGAQQFAFLLSTRAGGLGINLATADTVIIYDSDWNPHNDIQAFSRAHRIGQNKKVMIYRFVTKASVEERITQVAKKKMMLTHLVVRPGLGSKTGSMSKQELDDILKFGTEELFKDEGEGENKEEDSSIIHYDDKAIDRLLDRNQDATDDTELQSMNEYLSSFKVAQYVVKDEEEEEEEVQREIIKQEESVDPDYWEKLLRHHYEQQQEDLARNLGKGKRIRKQVNYNDGSQEDRADWQDDQSDGQSDYSVASEEGDEDFDERTEANSRRPNRKGLRNDKDKPLPPLLARVGGNIEVLGFNSRQRKAFLNAVMRYGMPPQDAFTTQWLVRDLRGKSEKEFKAYVSLFMRHLCEPGADGAETFADGVPREGLSRQHVLTRIGVMSLIRKKVQEFEHVNGQWSMPWMAELEENKRAAAQPDSPGKTPSTGTPADTQPNTPAPVDESSKNDEAVKDGEKEVKKEGEAEKNGKEPGKAADEVIAIPDDDEKSPSAEQEKKKNGEEPMETDKPSNGEAESVKEKDGEKEKEGESEKKSPEGGEETKPPSEAKTEGSEVKPEETEVKAAEEKKDEKTEKMDTTPPADEKKDLKEEKEAQKPEEATKLQNGDSSKESAASAGSASAGAASEEKKKAKTRFMFNIADGGFTELHSLWQNEERAATVTKKTNEIWHRRHDYWLLAGIIQHGYARWQDIQNDVKFAILNEPFKGEMNRGNFLEIKNKFLARRFKLLEQALVIEEQLRRAAYLNMSEDPSHPSMALNTRFSEVECLAESHQHLSKESMSGNKPANAVLHKVLKQLEELLSDMKADVTRLPATIARIPPVAVRLQMSERNILSRLASRGPETQTQAQTQQMSQQ, encoded by the exons ATGTCTGGAAGCGAGGATGACAGAGATGATTACGGAGCTCCTGAGGACCGGTTAATGCACG ACGACGACGATGAGGAAATCTCAGAGAACGAGACTCcgaaggtgaagaagaagaaaaaggccaagaagagcagagagagtaaGGGCAGCAAGAGGCGGTCGCGTAgagag GAGCTACCTATTAGCTCCCCAGAGCCTATGGACATCGGTGGGGTGGAAGAGGCAGAAGACGGCGGCCCTGCCCAGCGCTCAGACAGCGAGGGGAGCGACTACACTCCAGGAcgtaagaagaagaagagagccaGCAGTGgcaaggagaagaagaggagcgGTGCTGGGGCCGACCGGAGCGCCGCCAAGAAGAAAGACCCGGAgccagaggaagatgaggacgaCGACGATGACGACAGCTCG GAGCCAAAGTCTTCGTCCCAGCTGCTGGATGACTGGGGTATGGAGGATATCGACCACGTGTTCACTGAGGAAGACTACCGCTCTCTGACCAACTACAAGGCCTTTAGCCAGTTTGTCAG GCCCCTCATTGCAGCCAAGAACCCCAAGATCGCCGTGTCCAAAATGATGATGGTTCTGGGCGCAAAGTGGCGCGAGTTCAGCACCAACAACCCACTGAGGGGAGCCGCTGCCGCCAATGCCGCCCTGGCCACCGCCAATGTACCCGCCGCCGTTGACACCATGGTGGCAGAGGTCGCCCCGGGTGCGGCTGCACCTCCAGCCCCAGCAGAGCCTCAGCAGCCCCCTGCACCACCGCTACGCAAGGCTAAGACCAAGGAAGGCAAAG GTCCCAACGCTCGCAAGAAGTCAAAACCTGCGCCAAAACcacaagagaagaagaataaTGCCAAGACCAAGAAGGTGGCTCCTCTGAAAATCAAACTGGGAGGCTTTAATAGCAAGAGGAAACGCTCATCG agtGAAGAAGATGAGCCTGACGTGGACAGCGATTTTGAGGATGGCAGCATGAACAGCGTCTCCGTCTCAGAGGGATCAAACAGTCGCAGCAGCCGCAGCAAAAAGAAGCCGTCCAAGAGCAAacccaagaagaagaaag CAGAGGATGGTGATGGCTATGAGACGGATCACCAGGACTACTGTGAGGTTTGCCAGCAGGGTGGAGAGATCATCCTGTGTGACACCTGTCCCAGGGCATACCACATGGTCTGCCTGGATCCTGACATGGAGAAAGCACCTGAGGGCACGTGGAGCTGCCCACACTGT GAGAAGGAGGGCATCCAGTGGGAGGCCAGGGAGGAGGGCTCAGATGGCGAGGAGGACAACGGCGAAGCAGGAGAAATGGAGGAGGATGACCACCACATGGAGTTCTGCAGGGTCTGTAAAGATGGAGGAGAGCTCCTTTGCTGCGACTCGTGCCCCTCGTCGTACCACATCCACTGCCTCAACCCACCTCTCCCAGAGATCCCCAACGGAGAGTGGATCTGCCCCCGCTGCACG TGTCCACCCATGAAGGGGAAGGTCCAGAAGATCCTGACTTGGCGATGGGgcgacccccctcctcccacaccAGTCCCTCGCCCTCCAGACCTTCCTGCAGACGCCCCAGACCCCGCCCCGCTGGCAGGGCGGCCGGAGAGGGAGTTCTTTGCCAAATGGTCCAACATGTCGTACTGGCACTGCTCCTGGGTCACAGAGCTCCAG CTGGAGCTCCATTGCCAGGTGATGTTCAGGAACTACCAGAGGAAGAATGACATGGACGAGCCGCCGCCCATCGACTTtggtgatggagaggaggacaagAGCGTTAAGAGGAAGAACAAGGACCCCATGTACgcacagctggaggagaaatACCTCCGCTTTGGAATCAAGATGGAGTGGCTGATGATCCACCGCATCCTCAACCACAG tgtggACAGAAAAAATAACGTCCACTACCTGATCAAGTGGAGAGAACTGGCATATGATCAGGCAACCTGGGAGGCCGAGGACATGGACGTACCTGAGTTTGACACCTACAAGCTGCAGTATTGGAACCACAG AGAGCTGATgatgggagaggaggggagaccCGGGAAGAAGATCAAGGTGAAAGGAAGAGTTAAGCGGCCGGACAGGCCTCCTGAGAACCCCGTCATAGAT CCAACAATAAAGTTTGAGCGTCAGCCGGAGTACCTGGACAGCACGGGTGGGACGCTGCACCCCTACCAGCTGGAGGGACTGAACTGGCTGCGGTTCTCCTGGGCTCAGGGCACAGACACCATCCTGGCCGACGAGATGGGTTTGGGAAAGACGGTCCAGACTGCCGTCTTCCTGTACTCGCTCTATAAAGAG GGCCACTCCAAGGGGCCGTTCCTGGTCAGCGCCCCGCTCTCTACCATCATCAACTGGGAGCGAGAGTTTGAGATGTGGGCGCCCGACATGTACGTAGTGACCTACGTCGGAGACAAAGACAGCAGAGCCGTCATCAGGGAAAACGAGTTCTCCTTTGAGGATAACGCCATCCGAGGAGGAAAGAAGGCCTCCAGAATGAAG AAAGACTCATCGATCAAGTTCCACGTGCTGCTGACGTCTTACGAGCTGATCACCATTGACATGGCCATCCTGGGTTCCATAGACTGGGCCTGTCTGGTGGTGGATGAGGCCCACAGGCTTAAAAACAACCAGTCCAAG TTTTTCCGGGTGTTGAACAACTACCCTCTGCagcacaagctgctgctgactggaACTCCTCTGCAGAACAACCTGGAGGAGCTTTTCCACCTGCTCAACTTCCTCACACCTGAGAGGTTCAG CAACCTGGAAGGCTTCCTGGAGGAGTTCGCCGACATCGCTAAGGAGGACCAGATCAAGAAGCTGCACGACATGTTGGGTCCGCACATGCTCAGGAGGCTGAAGGCTGACGTCTTCAAGCACATGCCCTCCAAGACCGAGCTCATCGTCAGAGTGGAGCTCAGCCCCATGCAGAA GAAGTATTACAAATTCATCCTGACGAAAAACTTTGAGGCCCTGAACACCAAAGGAGGAGGAAACCAGGTTTCCCTGCTCAACGTCGTCATGGATCTCAAGAAATGCTGCAACCACCCCTACCTCTTCCCTGCAGCAGCTATG GAAGCCCCAAAGATGCCTAACGGGATGTACGACGGCAACGCTCTAACAAAGGCTGCTGGGAAACTGCTGTTACTGCAGAAGATGATGAGGAAGCTGAAGGAGGGAGGACACAGAGTGCTTATCTTCTCCCAG aTGACCAAGATGTTGGACCTGCTGGAGGACTTCCTGGAGAACGAGGGATACAAATACGAGAGGATTGACGGAGGAATCACAGGAGGGATGAGACAGGAAGCTATTGATCGCTTCAATG CTCCTGGTGCTCAGCAGTTTGCCTTCCTGCTGTCAACGAGGGCCGGAGGCCTGGGTATCAACTTGGCCACGGCCGACACCGTCATCATCTACGACTCAGACTGGAACCCTCACAACGACATCCAG GCCTTCAGCAGAGCTCATCGTATCGGTCAGAACAAGAAGGTGATGATCTACCGCTTCGTTACCAAGGCGTCTGTGGAGGAGAGGATTACTCAG gTTGCCAAGAAGAAGATGATGCTGACTCACCTGGTGGTCCGACCTGGTCTCGGATCCAAGACCGGCTCCATGTCCAAACAAGAACTCGACGACATCCTCAAATTTGGAACAGAGGAGCTCTTCAAGGACGAGGGAGAAG GTGAGAAcaaggaggaggacagcagcaTCATTCACTACGACGATAAGGCCATCGACCGCCTGCTGGACAGAAACCAGGACGCCACCGACGACACGGAGCTGCAGAGCATGAACGAGTATCTGAGCTCCTTCAAGGTGGCTCAGTATGTGGTcaaagacgaggaggaggag gaggaggaggtacaACGGGAGATCATCAAGCAGGAGGAGAGCGTGGATCCGGACTACTGGGAAAAGCTGCTGCGTCACCATtacgagcagcagcaggaggatcTGGCCCGCAACCTGGGCAAAGGCAAACGTATCCGCAAGCAGGTCAACTACAACGACGGCtcacaggaagacagag CTGATTGGCAGGATGACCAGTCTGATGGCCAATCAGATTACTCCGTGGCATCCGAGGAGGGAGACGAGGACTTTGATGAGCGAACAGAAG CCAACTCTCGCAGGCCGAACAGGAAGGGCCTGAGGAACGACAAAGACAAACCGCTGCCCCCCCTGCTGGCCAGGGTGGGAGGCAACATCGAG GTGTTGGGTTTCAACTCTCGGCAGAGGAAGGCCTTCCTGAATGCAGTGATGCGTTATGGGATGCCTCCGCAAGATGCCTTCACCACCCAGTGGCTGGTCCGAGACCTGCGAGGGAAGTCTGAGAAAGAGTTCAA ggccTACGTCTCTCTGTTTATGCGTCACCTCTGTGAGCCCGGAGCCGATGGCGCTGAGACCTTCGCAGACGGCGTCCCCAGGGAAGGGTTGTCACGGCAGCACGTCCTCACCCGTATCGGCGTCATGTCACTTATTCGCAAAAAG GTCCAGGAGTTCGAACATGTGAACGGTCAGTGGTCGATGCCGTGGATGGCCGAGCTGGAGGAGAACAAGAGGGCCGCAGCTCAGCCCGACTCCCCCGGAAAAACCCCGTCCACCGGAACCCCCGCCGACACTCAGCCCAACACGCCTGctccag ttgATGAGTCCTCAAAGAATGACGAGGCAGTGAAGGACGGAGAGAAGGAGGTGAAGAAAGAAGGCGAGGCAGAGAAGAACGGCAAAGAGCCTGGAAAGGCGGCAGACGAG GTGATCGCCATCCCGGACGACGACGAGAAGAGTCCGTCAGcggagcaggagaagaagaagaacggGGAGGAGCCGATGGAGACGGACAAACCGAGCAACGGAGAAGCAGAGAGCGTGAAAGAGAAGGACGgcgagaaagagaaggagggagagagcgagaagaAGAGTccggagggaggagaggaaacaaagcCGCCTTCAGAGGCAAAGAcggaggggtcagaggtcaaacctGAGGAAACTGAGGTCAAAG cagcagaagaaaagaaagacgaaaagacagagaagatggaCACCACTCCTcctgcagatgaaaagaaag atctgaaggaggagaaggaggctcAGAAGCCGGAGGAGGCGACCAAGCTGCAGAACGGAGACAGCAGTAAGGAGAGCGCAGCCTCGGCGGGCTCCGCCTCAGCTGGGGCAGCCAgcgaggagaagaagaaggcgaAGACCAGGTTCATGTTCAACATCGCGGACGGAGGATTCACAG AGTTGCACTCTTTGTGGCAGAACGAGGAGCGAGCTGCCACGGTTACCAAGAAAACCAACGAGATCTGGCACCGTCGTCATGACTACTGGCTGCTGGCCGGCATCATACA ACACGGCTATGCCCGCTGGCAGGACATCCAGAACGACGTCAAGTTCGCCATCCTCAACGAGCCCTTCAAAGGAGAGATGAACAGAGGGAATTTCCTGGAAATCAAGAACAAGTTCCTCGCCCGAAGGTTCAAG ttgTTGGAGCAGGCGCTGGTGATCGAGGAGCAGCTTCGTCGCGCCGCTTACCTCAACATGTCCGAGgacccctcccacccctccatGGCCCTCAACACCCGCTTCAGTGAGGTGGAGTGTCTGGCTGAGTCCCACCAGCACCTCAGCAAAGAGTCCATGTCCGGGAACAAACCGGCCAACGCCGTCCTGCACAAAG tgctgaagcagttggaggagctgctgagtgaCATGAAGGCAGATGTCACCCGCCTCCCAGCAACCATCGCCCGGATACCGCCGGTTGCTGTGCGCCTCCAGATGTCTGAGAGGAACATCCTGAGCCGGCTGGCGAGCCGAGGGCCCGAGACACAAACGCAGGCACAGACACAACAg ATGTCGCAGCAGTAG